One stretch of Halobaculum marinum DNA includes these proteins:
- a CDS encoding heavy metal translocating P-type ATPase, whose product MTHDDSAGAGGCNDSGCAPDEDAVPATAADISLSVPGMDCASCAAKVERSVSGVGGVTGVDPRPTTGTLSVATDGSTDRDDVVAAIESAGYDVDDDLESVTLTVPDMDCASCAGKVTGALERVDGVRDIDTRPTTGDVVLRFDPDATTLAALVSAVESAGYEVVSTSLDEDGDGGGDERSIWRSRRAYATYTAGLLTLIGLVLANPLTAATGPTVDILGRAVRVGDLAYLGAVAVGGLAVFRNGYYSLRQRSLDIDLLMSVAILGAVAAGVGFDEPLYFEAATLTTLFSVSELLEGAAMDRARNSLRELMELSPTEATVLRDGAEETVPADAVDVGETVVVRPGDRVPRDGTVTDGASAVNQAPVTGESVPVDKAPGDEVFAGTIVEGGYLEVEVTTPAGEDTLSRVVDMVEAAQSERSEREQFVERFASYYTPVVVGFALIVAVGPPLALGAAWEEFVLYGLTLLVLACPCAFVISTPVTVVSGITAAARNGVLIKGGTYLEAMGDVDAVAFDKTGTLTKGELTVTDVVPLGDNTEEDVLRCARGLELRSEHPIGDAIVAHADSAGVADRSVEDFEAVTGKGVTATLDGTPHYAGKPGLFDDLGFDLSHVHAATDGGVVTRTSRAICERNNCLDLLSDTVPELQSEGKTVVLVGTEDDLEGVIAVADEVRPEAARTVERLREAGVRTVMLTGDNERTARAVGETVGVDEVRAELLPDEKVTAVEELLAEHDGVAMVGDGVNDAPALATATVGIAMGAAGTDTALETADVALLADDLSTLPYLRTLAERANGVIRQNVWTSLAAKAVLAAAVPFGLVPIWFAVLAGDAGMTVGVTANASRLARVSPADPEATEADAPAATTDA is encoded by the coding sequence ATGACGCACGATGACTCCGCCGGGGCCGGCGGGTGCAACGACAGCGGGTGTGCTCCCGACGAGGACGCCGTGCCCGCGACGGCGGCGGACATCTCTCTCTCGGTGCCGGGGATGGACTGCGCCTCCTGCGCCGCGAAAGTCGAGCGGAGCGTCTCCGGCGTCGGGGGCGTCACCGGTGTCGACCCCCGCCCGACCACGGGGACGTTGTCGGTCGCGACCGACGGCTCGACCGACCGCGACGACGTGGTCGCCGCCATCGAGTCCGCGGGATACGACGTGGACGACGACCTCGAATCGGTGACGCTCACGGTGCCCGACATGGACTGCGCCTCCTGTGCGGGGAAGGTGACCGGCGCGCTGGAGCGCGTCGACGGCGTCCGCGACATCGACACCCGCCCGACGACGGGCGACGTGGTGCTCCGCTTCGACCCCGACGCGACGACGCTCGCGGCGCTCGTCTCGGCGGTCGAGTCCGCCGGCTACGAGGTCGTCTCCACCTCGCTCGACGAGGACGGGGACGGCGGCGGCGACGAGCGATCGATCTGGCGCAGTCGCCGCGCGTACGCGACGTACACGGCGGGCCTGCTGACGCTGATCGGTCTCGTCCTCGCGAACCCCCTCACCGCGGCCACCGGACCGACCGTGGACATCCTGGGCCGCGCGGTTCGCGTCGGCGACCTCGCGTACCTCGGCGCCGTCGCCGTCGGCGGCCTCGCGGTGTTCCGCAACGGCTACTACTCGCTCCGCCAACGCAGCCTCGACATCGACCTGCTGATGAGCGTCGCCATCCTCGGCGCCGTCGCCGCCGGCGTCGGCTTCGACGAGCCGCTGTACTTCGAGGCCGCGACGTTGACGACGCTGTTCTCTGTCTCCGAACTGCTGGAGGGGGCGGCGATGGACCGCGCGCGCAACTCCTTGCGCGAATTGATGGAACTGTCGCCGACGGAGGCGACCGTCCTGCGGGATGGCGCAGAGGAGACGGTCCCTGCCGACGCCGTCGACGTGGGCGAGACTGTCGTCGTTCGGCCCGGCGACCGCGTCCCCCGAGACGGCACGGTCACGGACGGCGCGAGCGCGGTGAACCAGGCGCCCGTCACCGGCGAGTCCGTCCCAGTCGACAAGGCGCCCGGCGACGAGGTGTTCGCGGGCACCATCGTCGAGGGCGGCTACCTCGAAGTCGAGGTGACGACGCCCGCCGGCGAGGACACCCTGTCGCGCGTCGTCGACATGGTGGAGGCCGCACAGAGCGAGCGCTCCGAGCGCGAGCAGTTCGTCGAGCGGTTCGCCAGCTACTACACGCCGGTCGTCGTCGGCTTCGCGCTGATCGTCGCGGTCGGCCCGCCGCTGGCGCTCGGCGCGGCGTGGGAGGAGTTCGTCCTCTACGGGCTCACCCTGCTCGTCCTCGCGTGCCCGTGCGCGTTCGTCATCTCGACGCCGGTCACGGTCGTCTCGGGTATCACCGCCGCCGCGCGCAACGGCGTGCTGATCAAAGGCGGGACGTACCTGGAGGCGATGGGCGACGTGGACGCCGTCGCCTTCGACAAGACCGGCACGCTCACCAAGGGGGAACTGACCGTCACCGACGTGGTCCCCCTCGGCGACAACACCGAGGAAGACGTCCTCCGGTGTGCCCGGGGGCTGGAACTGCGCTCGGAGCACCCCATCGGCGACGCCATCGTCGCCCACGCCGACTCGGCCGGCGTCGCCGACCGCTCGGTCGAGGACTTCGAGGCCGTCACCGGGAAAGGCGTCACCGCGACGCTCGACGGCACGCCCCACTACGCGGGCAAGCCGGGGCTGTTCGACGACCTCGGCTTCGACCTCTCGCACGTCCACGCCGCGACCGACGGCGGCGTCGTCACGCGGACCTCCCGCGCCATCTGCGAGCGGAACAACTGCCTCGACCTCCTCTCGGACACGGTGCCGGAACTCCAGTCCGAGGGGAAGACGGTGGTTCTCGTCGGCACGGAGGACGACCTCGAGGGCGTCATCGCCGTCGCCGACGAGGTGCGCCCCGAGGCCGCCCGCACCGTCGAGCGCCTGCGCGAGGCGGGCGTGCGCACGGTGATGCTCACCGGCGACAACGAGCGCACCGCCCGCGCAGTCGGCGAGACGGTCGGCGTCGACGAGGTACGCGCGGAACTGCTCCCCGACGAGAAGGTGACCGCCGTCGAGGAACTGCTCGCCGAGCACGACGGCGTCGCCATGGTCGGCGACGGCGTCAACGACGCACCCGCGCTGGCGACGGCGACCGTCGGCATCGCGATGGGCGCGGCGGGCACCGACACGGCGCTGGAGACGGCGGACGTGGCGCTGCTGGCTGACGACCTCTCGACGCTCCCGTACCTCCGGACGCTCGCCGAGCGCGCCAACGGTGTCATCCGGCAGAACGTCTGGACGAGCCTCGCAGCGAAGGCGGTACTGGCGGCGGCGGTGCCGTTCGGCCTCGTCCCCATCTGGTTCGCGGTGCTGGCGGGCGACGCCGGGATGACGGTGGGGGTGACGGCGAACGCGAGTCGACTGGCGCGCGTGTCGCCCGCCGACCCCGAGGCGACCGAGGCGGACGCTCCCGCCGCCACGACCGACGCCTGA
- a CDS encoding CBS domain-containing protein produces MDDVFVAQVMSEDLYTVTPDTLVEDAAKGMMQRGIGSVIVVENGELRGILTNTDFVQIVAERQPKDQTPVSEYMSTDLVTADPGDSLSSVSRTMLDEGFHHMPVTDGEDGVVGVVSTTDLTAYLSSLRA; encoded by the coding sequence ATCGACGACGTATTCGTCGCGCAGGTGATGTCCGAAGACCTCTACACCGTGACCCCCGACACCCTCGTCGAGGACGCCGCGAAGGGGATGATGCAACGCGGAATCGGGTCGGTGATCGTCGTCGAGAACGGGGAGTTGCGGGGGATCCTCACCAACACCGACTTCGTACAGATCGTCGCGGAGCGACAGCCGAAAGACCAGACGCCGGTCTCCGAGTACATGAGCACGGACCTCGTGACCGCGGACCCCGGCGACTCCCTGTCGTCGGTGTCGCGGACGATGCTCGACGAGGGGTTCCACCACATGCCCGTCACGGACGGCGAGGACGGCGTCGTGGGCGTCGTCTCGACGACCGACCTCACGGCGTACCTGTCGTCGCTGCGCGCCTGA
- a CDS encoding amphi-Trp domain-containing protein, with translation MAETTSHERELSRDETASYLRRIAEELESDVATVRVPVGNKAVRLSPPDRLNTEVTVVERSRRLRRDVESLELALEWNPTKRGRTEGDG, from the coding sequence ATGGCCGAGACGACCTCCCACGAACGGGAACTGAGTCGCGACGAGACGGCCTCGTACCTGCGACGCATCGCCGAGGAGTTGGAGTCCGACGTGGCGACGGTGCGCGTGCCGGTCGGGAACAAGGCGGTGCGGCTGTCACCGCCGGACCGGCTGAACACCGAGGTGACGGTCGTCGAGCGCTCGCGCAGGCTCCGGCGCGACGTGGAGTCGCTGGAACTGGCGCTGGAGTGGAACCCGACGAAGCGCGGCCGCACCGAGGGCGACGGGTGA
- a CDS encoding RNA methyltransferase, translating to MNGTTLDVLVPSSLVREAEDGREATRKLGYVARAATIFRADRLVVFPDGEGERRRGSEYVQTVLEYCATPSYLRREVWGKRDELRHVGVLPPMRPARSGPDGSELREGIVTEVGPEGRVRVNCGMQHPISLHASPGREYVEGERVTVRVSSREPVRARLTDDPAPGFRVVGATLEDALAEAETAIATSRHGRELSVSRLADVRTRTRDTHVAVAFGSPGRGLPAILGMDTEDVPVDPDATDGSGFDLWLNAIPRQGSEVVRTEEAIFAALSLLTLTE from the coding sequence ATGAACGGAACGACGCTCGACGTGCTCGTTCCGTCGTCGCTCGTCCGGGAGGCCGAGGACGGCCGCGAGGCCACACGGAAACTCGGCTACGTCGCCCGCGCGGCGACGATCTTCCGGGCGGACCGGTTGGTCGTCTTCCCAGACGGGGAAGGCGAACGCCGCAGAGGCAGCGAGTACGTGCAGACGGTGCTGGAGTACTGCGCGACTCCCTCCTACCTCCGACGCGAGGTGTGGGGGAAGCGCGACGAACTCCGACACGTCGGCGTGCTCCCGCCGATGCGGCCCGCTCGATCCGGCCCCGACGGGTCGGAACTACGAGAGGGAATCGTGACCGAGGTCGGACCTGAAGGCCGCGTTCGGGTCAATTGCGGAATGCAACACCCGATCTCCCTGCACGCGTCTCCCGGACGGGAGTACGTGGAGGGGGAGCGCGTCACCGTCAGGGTCTCTTCGAGAGAACCGGTTCGTGCCCGCCTCACCGACGACCCCGCACCGGGGTTCCGGGTGGTGGGTGCGACCTTGGAGGACGCCCTCGCCGAGGCCGAAACCGCGATCGCCACGTCGCGACACGGACGCGAACTGTCGGTGTCCCGACTGGCGGACGTGCGTACACGCACGCGCGACACACACGTCGCCGTCGCGTTCGGCTCACCCGGCAGGGGGCTCCCGGCCATCCTCGGCATGGACACCGAGGATGTCCCGGTCGACCCCGACGCCACGGACGGCTCGGGGTTCGACCTCTGGCTGAACGCGATTCCGCGACAAGGCAGTGAGGTGGTGCGGACCGAAGAAGCGATCTTCGCCGCGCTCTCGCTGCTCACGCTCACGGAGTAA
- a CDS encoding 50S ribosomal protein L3: MPQPSRPRKGSLGFGPRKRASSEVPRIRSWPEDDGAAGVQGFAGYKAGMTHVVMVNDESNSPREGMEESVPVTVVEVPPMRAVALRAYEDTPYGQKPVTEVWATEFHDELDRTLDLPAENTFEEDAAELRELVDDGVVDDLRFITHTEPAKLANVPKKKPDVMETRVGGSSMDERLDYALDLVEDGGEHEFGDVFRAGEYADVSGITKGKGTQGPVKRWGVQKRKGKHARQGWRRRIGNLGPWNPSRVRSTVPQQGQTGYHQRTELNKRLIDFGEGDDASVEGGFKGYGEVDGHYALVKGSLPGPSQRLLRFRPAIRPNDQPRLDPEVRYVSTESNQG; the protein is encoded by the coding sequence ATGCCACAACCAAGCAGACCACGCAAGGGTTCGCTGGGCTTCGGCCCGCGCAAGCGCGCGAGCAGTGAAGTCCCCCGCATCCGCTCGTGGCCCGAGGACGACGGCGCCGCCGGCGTCCAGGGCTTCGCGGGCTACAAGGCGGGCATGACCCACGTCGTGATGGTGAACGACGAATCCAACTCCCCGCGCGAGGGGATGGAGGAGTCGGTCCCCGTCACCGTCGTGGAGGTGCCGCCGATGCGAGCAGTCGCACTGCGAGCCTACGAAGACACGCCGTACGGACAGAAGCCGGTCACCGAGGTCTGGGCCACCGAGTTCCACGACGAACTCGACCGCACCCTCGACCTGCCGGCGGAGAACACCTTCGAGGAGGACGCTGCGGAGCTTCGCGAACTGGTCGACGACGGCGTCGTCGACGACCTCCGGTTCATCACGCACACCGAGCCGGCGAAGCTCGCGAACGTCCCCAAGAAGAAGCCCGACGTGATGGAGACGCGTGTCGGCGGCTCGTCGATGGACGAGCGGCTCGACTACGCGCTCGACCTGGTCGAGGACGGCGGCGAACACGAGTTCGGCGACGTCTTCCGCGCCGGCGAGTACGCCGACGTCTCGGGCATCACGAAGGGGAAGGGCACCCAGGGCCCCGTCAAGCGCTGGGGCGTCCAGAAGCGGAAGGGCAAGCACGCACGACAGGGCTGGCGGCGCCGGATCGGTAACCTCGGCCCGTGGAACCCGTCGCGCGTTCGCTCGACCGTCCCCCAGCAGGGGCAGACCGGCTACCACCAGCGCACGGAGCTCAACAAGCGGCTCATCGACTTCGGCGAGGGCGACGACGCCTCCGTCGAGGGCGGCTTCAAGGGCTACGGCGAGGTGGACGGCCACTACGCGCTCGTGAAGGGCTCGCTCCCGGGTCCGTCCCAGCGCCTCCTGCGCTTCCGCCCGGCCATCCGGCCGAACGACCAGCCGCGCCTCGACCCCGAGGTGCGCTACGTCTCCACTGAGTCGAACCAAGGATAA
- the rpl4p gene encoding 50S ribosomal protein L4, translating into MKATVRDLNGDDTGEVDLPDVFETEFRSDLIQRAVVAAQANRKQAYGADEFAGLRTPAESFGSGRGMAHVPRQNGQGRRVPQTVKGRKAHPPKAEKDQTKKVNDKERKLATRSAIAATADAELVSERGHVFDEDTELPLVVSDEFEDLVKTKEVVSFLEAVGIDGDIERADEGRTIRAGRGTTRGRKTQEPKSVLFVTSGEPSKAARNLAGADVTTGREVNVEDLAPGTHAGRLTVFTESALEEVAER; encoded by the coding sequence ATGAAGGCAACAGTACGCGACCTGAACGGTGACGACACGGGCGAGGTCGACCTCCCCGACGTCTTCGAGACGGAGTTCCGCTCGGACCTGATCCAGCGAGCCGTCGTCGCCGCGCAGGCCAACCGGAAACAGGCGTACGGCGCTGACGAGTTCGCCGGCCTCCGCACTCCCGCGGAGTCGTTCGGCTCCGGCCGCGGTATGGCCCACGTGCCCCGACAGAACGGGCAGGGTCGCCGCGTGCCGCAGACCGTCAAGGGTCGCAAGGCCCACCCGCCGAAGGCCGAGAAGGACCAGACCAAGAAGGTGAACGACAAGGAGCGCAAGCTCGCGACGCGGTCGGCCATCGCGGCCACCGCCGACGCCGAGCTCGTCTCCGAGCGCGGCCACGTGTTCGACGAGGACACGGAGCTGCCGCTCGTCGTCTCCGACGAGTTCGAGGACCTCGTGAAGACGAAGGAGGTCGTCTCCTTCCTCGAGGCCGTCGGCATCGACGGCGACATCGAGCGCGCCGACGAGGGGCGCACGATCCGCGCCGGGCGCGGGACGACCCGCGGCCGCAAGACGCAGGAGCCGAAGTCGGTCCTGTTCGTCACCAGCGGCGAGCCGTCGAAGGCTGCCCGCAACCTCGCGGGCGCCGACGTGACGACCGGCCGTGAGGTCAACGTCGAAGACCTGGCGCCCGGCACCCACGCTGGCCGCCTGACCGTCTTCACCGAGAGTGCGCTGGAGGAGGTGGCCGAGCGATGA
- a CDS encoding 50S ribosomal protein L23: protein MSSVIHHPLVTEKAMDEMDFNNKLQFIVDIDANKPEIAEAVAAQFDVGVESVRTQVTPQGKKKATVELGEDDDAQEVASRIGVF, encoded by the coding sequence ATGAGTTCGGTCATCCACCACCCGCTCGTGACCGAGAAGGCGATGGACGAGATGGACTTCAACAACAAGCTCCAGTTCATCGTCGACATCGACGCGAACAAGCCGGAGATCGCAGAGGCGGTCGCCGCGCAGTTCGACGTCGGCGTCGAGTCGGTCCGGACCCAGGTGACTCCCCAGGGCAAGAAGAAGGCAACCGTCGAACTCGGCGAGGACGACGACGCGCAGGAAGTCGCCTCCCGTATTGGGGTGTTCTGA
- a CDS encoding 50S ribosomal protein L2, which produces MGRRIQGQRRGRGTSTFRAPSHRYKSDKQHKKIEEDDANTVHGEVVGIEHDPARSAPLADVEFEDGDRRLVLAPEGVTVGETLSVGVSAEIKPGNTLPISEIPEGVPVCNVESKPGDGGKFARASGVSATLLTHDRDVAVVQLPSGEVKRLNPDCRATVGVVAGGGRTEKPFVKAGKKYHKMRSRGTKYPRVRGVAMNAVDHPFGGGGRQHPGQPKSVSRNAPPGRKVGDIASKRTGRGGNK; this is translated from the coding sequence ATGGGACGCAGAATTCAGGGACAACGACGCGGGCGCGGCACCTCGACGTTCCGAGCGCCGTCGCACCGCTACAAGTCGGACAAGCAGCACAAGAAGATCGAAGAGGACGACGCCAACACCGTCCACGGCGAGGTCGTCGGCATCGAGCACGACCCCGCGCGCTCCGCCCCGCTGGCGGACGTGGAGTTCGAGGACGGCGATCGTCGCCTCGTGCTGGCGCCGGAGGGCGTCACCGTCGGCGAGACGCTGTCGGTCGGCGTCTCCGCGGAGATCAAGCCCGGCAACACGCTCCCCATCTCGGAGATTCCCGAGGGGGTTCCGGTGTGTAACGTCGAGTCCAAGCCCGGCGACGGCGGCAAGTTCGCCCGCGCCTCGGGCGTCAGCGCGACGCTGCTCACCCACGACCGCGACGTCGCGGTCGTCCAACTCCCCTCCGGCGAGGTCAAGCGCCTCAACCCGGACTGCCGAGCCACCGTCGGCGTCGTCGCCGGCGGCGGACGGACGGAGAAGCCGTTCGTGAAGGCGGGGAAGAAGTACCACAAGATGCGCAGTCGCGGGACGAAGTACCCGCGCGTCCGTGGCGTCGCGATGAACGCCGTCGACCACCCGTTCGGTGGCGGTGGCCGCCAGCACCCCGGACAGCCGAAGTCCGTCTCGCGGAACGCACCGCCGGGCCGGAAGGTCGGCGACATCGCCTCCAAGCGGACGGGCCGCGGAGGGAACAAGTAG
- a CDS encoding 30S ribosomal protein S19, with the protein MSSEYRTGREGEFTYRGHTLDELQSMELDEVAELLPARARRSITRGLGVEKQKLLEDAREATEEETANDPLRTHLRDMPVVPEFVGLTFEVYDGSHFERVVVEPEMIGHYLGEFNLTRNSVEHGQAGIGATRSSKFVPLK; encoded by the coding sequence ATGAGTTCGGAATACCGCACCGGCCGCGAGGGTGAGTTCACCTACCGCGGTCACACGCTCGACGAGCTCCAGTCGATGGAGCTCGACGAGGTCGCTGAACTGCTCCCCGCCCGCGCGCGGCGAAGTATCACTCGAGGACTCGGCGTCGAGAAGCAGAAGCTGCTCGAAGACGCCCGCGAGGCCACCGAGGAGGAGACGGCCAACGACCCGCTCCGCACCCACCTGCGCGACATGCCGGTGGTGCCGGAGTTCGTCGGCCTCACGTTCGAGGTGTACGACGGCAGCCACTTCGAGCGCGTCGTCGTCGAACCCGAGATGATCGGGCACTACCTCGGCGAGTTCAACCTCACACGGAACTCCGTGGAACACGGTCAGGCCGGTATCGGCGCGACCCGGTCCTCGAAGTTCGTGCCCCTCAAGTAA
- a CDS encoding 50S ribosomal protein L22, translated as MGINYSVDADPETTAKGMLRERQISFKHSKAIAREIKGETVADAREYLHAVIDGERSVPFRKHNTGVGHRSDIDGWDAGRYPEKASKDFLKLLENVANNADEQGFEGQSMTIKHVAAHKVGEQQGRKPRAMGRASAWNTPQVDVEMIIEEEDN; from the coding sequence ATGGGAATCAACTACAGCGTCGACGCCGACCCGGAGACCACCGCCAAGGGGATGCTCCGCGAGCGGCAGATCAGCTTCAAGCACAGCAAGGCCATCGCCCGCGAAATCAAGGGCGAGACGGTCGCCGACGCTCGCGAGTACCTGCACGCGGTCATCGACGGAGAGCGCTCCGTCCCGTTCCGCAAGCACAACACTGGCGTCGGTCACCGCTCGGACATCGACGGCTGGGACGCCGGCCGCTACCCCGAGAAGGCCTCCAAGGACTTCCTGAAGCTCCTGGAGAACGTCGCGAACAACGCCGACGAGCAGGGCTTCGAGGGACAGTCCATGACGATCAAACACGTCGCCGCCCACAAGGTCGGCGAACAGCAGGGCCGCAAGCCCCGAGCGATGGGTCGCGCGAGCGCCTGGAACACTCCGCAAGTGGACGTCGAAATGATCATCGAGGAGGAGGATAACTAA
- a CDS encoding 30S ribosomal protein S3, with protein sequence MADEHQFIEDGLQRSQINEFFEDELGRAGYGGMEVAKTPMGTQIVLKAEKPGMVIGKGGKNIRKVTTELEERFDMDDPQIDVQEVDEPDLNAKIVADRLANALERGWYFRRAGHTTIDRIMDAGALGAEIVLSGKVTGARSRVEKFNRGYIKHNGEPAEDVVDEGQGVAVMKLGTIGVTVKIIPPGAELPDDFEIAEDADAPEVEQAAPASEGVEDLLADVDDEEIPEADDVDAEFDEPEIPEGEPEDVIDEEVVEEVIEADEDDDEDEESTADDDEEPELDDLDEDVEAEAEDLVAEMEADDEDDADDEEEE encoded by the coding sequence ATGGCGGACGAGCACCAGTTCATCGAGGACGGGCTCCAGCGGAGCCAGATCAACGAGTTCTTCGAGGACGAGCTCGGTCGCGCCGGCTACGGCGGGATGGAGGTCGCGAAGACGCCCATGGGCACCCAGATCGTGCTCAAGGCCGAGAAGCCCGGGATGGTGATCGGCAAGGGCGGGAAGAACATCCGCAAGGTCACCACCGAGCTCGAGGAGCGCTTCGACATGGACGACCCGCAGATCGACGTGCAGGAGGTCGACGAACCCGACCTCAACGCGAAGATCGTCGCGGACCGTCTCGCGAACGCGCTCGAGCGCGGCTGGTACTTCCGCCGTGCGGGCCACACGACGATCGACCGGATCATGGACGCGGGCGCCCTCGGCGCCGAGATCGTCCTCTCCGGGAAGGTCACCGGTGCCCGCTCGCGCGTGGAGAAGTTCAACCGCGGCTACATCAAGCACAACGGCGAGCCCGCCGAGGACGTCGTCGACGAGGGCCAAGGTGTGGCCGTCATGAAGCTCGGCACCATCGGCGTGACCGTCAAGATCATCCCGCCGGGTGCGGAGCTGCCCGACGACTTCGAGATCGCCGAGGACGCCGACGCGCCCGAGGTCGAGCAGGCCGCCCCCGCCAGCGAGGGCGTGGAGGACCTGCTCGCCGACGTGGACGACGAGGAGATTCCGGAGGCAGACGACGTCGACGCCGAGTTCGACGAGCCGGAGATCCCCGAGGGCGAGCCCGAGGACGTCATCGACGAGGAGGTCGTCGAGGAGGTCATCGAGGCAGACGAGGACGACGACGAGGACGAGGAATCGACCGCCGACGACGACGAGGAGCCCGAACTCGACGACCTCGACGAGGACGTCGAGGCCGAGGCCGAGGACCTGGTCGCCGAGATGGAGGCGGACGACGAAGACGACGCGGACGACGAGGAGGAGGAGTAA
- the rpmC gene encoding 50S ribosomal protein L29 produces MAILHVQEVRDMTPAEREAELEELETELLNMKAVQAAGGAPENPGRVGELKRTIARIKTVQREEGDLDDSDE; encoded by the coding sequence ATGGCGATTCTCCACGTCCAGGAAGTCCGCGACATGACGCCTGCCGAGCGTGAGGCCGAACTCGAGGAGCTCGAGACCGAGCTGCTCAACATGAAGGCCGTCCAGGCAGCCGGCGGTGCCCCGGAGAACCCGGGCCGCGTCGGCGAGCTCAAGCGCACCATCGCGCGGATCAAGACGGTCCAGCGCGAGGAAGGCGACCTCGACGACAGCGACGAGTAA
- a CDS encoding ribonuclease P protein component 1 — protein MARTPETLTRHELRGLPVRVVAAASDAHVGLAGVVVSESMRTLTVRTSGGDKRVPKEGTTFRFALSAQESGAGVGRRHSQPIDEAAGDRKAPGSAFELPSSGLPTLAGEHGQYDTTGVRTGQSDGCEDVVSVTVDGARLLSRPAFRTERAGDHQWQSD, from the coding sequence ATGGCACGCACCCCCGAGACGCTCACGCGACACGAACTCCGCGGCCTCCCCGTACGGGTGGTCGCCGCCGCCAGCGACGCCCACGTCGGGCTCGCGGGCGTCGTCGTGTCCGAGAGCATGCGCACCCTGACGGTGCGCACCTCGGGGGGTGACAAGCGCGTGCCGAAGGAGGGGACGACGTTCCGGTTCGCCCTCTCCGCGCAGGAATCGGGAGCCGGCGTGGGCCGCCGGCACTCCCAGCCCATAGATGAAGCCGCGGGGGACCGCAAGGCCCCCGGGTCCGCGTTCGAACTTCCGTCGTCTGGGCTCCCCACACTGGCCGGGGAGCACGGACAGTACGATACTACCGGCGTCAGAACCGGTCAGTCGGACGGTTGCGAGGACGTGGTCTCCGTTACGGTGGATGGGGCCAGACTGCTCTCACGACCCGCCTTCCGCACGGAACGTGCGGGTGATCACCAATGGCAATCGGACTGA
- a CDS encoding 30S ribosomal protein S17, with product MAIGLNVTEPEEACSDENCPFHGSLSVRGQTLEGTVASTAMDKTVVVEREYDVFVPKYDRYMKRRSRVPAHCSPCLDVEEGDRVRIAETRPLSKTKSHVVVETLDTEGDA from the coding sequence ATGGCAATCGGACTGAACGTAACAGAACCGGAGGAGGCCTGCTCCGACGAGAACTGCCCGTTCCACGGATCGCTTTCCGTGCGCGGACAGACGCTCGAAGGGACGGTCGCCTCCACAGCGATGGACAAGACGGTCGTCGTCGAGCGCGAATACGACGTATTCGTGCCGAAGTACGACCGGTACATGAAGCGACGCAGCCGCGTCCCGGCGCACTGCTCGCCCTGCCTCGACGTCGAGGAGGGCGACCGCGTGCGCATCGCAGAGACGCGGCCGCTGTCGAAAACGAAGAGCCACGTCGTCGTCGAGACGCTCGACACGGAGGGTGATGCCTGA